DNA sequence from the Prochlorococcus marinus XMU1411 genome:
TGAGTACCCTCTATACAAAAATAATCTTTATCTTTGCGAGAGGATCCTCTTTTAAAAGATCTAAATCTTTTAACTAGATTATTGTTTTTACTAGTTATTTTTAAAAAAGTATTTTCTATGAGTAATTTGAAAAATTCGTTATCAATTATATTTTAATTACATAAATATTTTGATTAATTATTTATTAAATTTTTATTTCCCAAGAGATCAAAAAAATACATTTTCACTTTTAATTAATATTCAAGACGTTACATAGGGTGGACTTACTAATTTTCGTTTGTCATCATGAATCTAATAAATTAAGTCTTAATGATTTGCGTAAGCAAAAAGACGTCATATCTTAAATCACAAAATTTAAAGATTTTTGGCCAAGGCAAATTAAATGGAATCGTTGAAATAAGTGGTGCGAAGAATTCGGCCTTAGTTTTGCTTGCCGCATCATTACTAACTAATGAAAGAATAGTTCTTCAGAATGTTCCTCGCCTTACTGATATTGAAAAAATGGCTAATATTCTTAGAAATTTAGGGGTTAAAATAATAGAAAAAAACAATAAATTAGAGATAGATTCACAAAATATTTCTATTAAAGAACTTCCATATGAACTTGTTAATGGACTAAGAGCAAGTTTCTTTTGTATCGGTCCACTATTAAGTAAATTTGGAGAGGCTAAAGTCCCTTTACCTGGAGGGTGCAATATTGGTTCAAGGCCAATAGATGAGCACATTAACGGGCTTAAAGCACTAGGAGCGGAAATTCTTATTGAAGAAGAAATTGTCAAAGCAAATATAAAAGGAGATAAAAGCAGATTAATTGGTACCGATATCAAATTAAAGTGCCCAAGCGTAGGAGCTACTGAAACTTTAATAATGGCCGCATCACTAGCGGAGGGAAGAACTACGATTGAGAATGCTGCAAGAGAACCTGAAATTCAGGATTTATGCCAAATGCTAAATAAAATGGGGGCAAAAATTTACGACTCTGGCAAAGAAAAAATAATTATTGATGGTGTTAATAAGCTGTGTGGTTGTACTCATAAAGTAATTCCAGATCGAATAGAAGCTGGCACTTTTTTAATAGCTGCTGCGGCGACTTCCTCTTCGATAACAATTGCTCCTGTAATTCCTAATCATCTTGAAGCTGTCACGAATAAGCTTCAAGAGAGTGGAAGTAAAATTACTATTAAAGGTAATTCAATTACAATCAAGGGTAATAAGATCGAAGGGGTAGATATTGAAACAGCTCCTTTCCCAGGATTTCCAACTGATTTGCAAGCACCATTTACAACTTTAATGGCAATCGCAAATGGTGAATCAAAGATAACTGAAACAATTTTCGAAAACAGAATGAACCATGTTCATTTACTTAACAAAATGGGGGCAAATATAAAATTAAATAAAAATATAGCTTATATCAAAGGTGTTAACAAAATTAAGGGGATGGATCTAATTGGATCTGATTTGAGGTCTTCAGCTGCATTAATAATTGCTGGGATCATAGCTGAAGGTAATAGTAGGATTTATGGTTTAGAGCATTTGGATAGAGGTTATGAAAATTTTGAATCAAAACTAAAAATATTGGGTATCAAAATAACCAGAGAGTTTAGCAAAAAAACATTAACAAATAAGGAATTTAAGACCAGTTCAGACCCTGCAGATATTCCTCGATATAAAGCTGCTTAAAATGCTAAAAGCATAAGAGTTATTAAATATTTAAACATAAGCAATATTGATAAGTGAAATACAACCTAAAAATATGATGAACAACACTAAGAAGCGACTAGACCAAATTTTATTTAAACCACTAATTTTGAGATCATTCATGCCCATGTTCCGCCATTAGATCCAAATGCTGTCAAAATAGTGACTACAATGAAAAGATAGGGAACGAATTGTAAAGATAATTTTTTTGCTTTAACTTTGGACATTTTGTTTTTTCTTTTAAATATAACATAATATTACTGAATATGAAGATTTGTCCTCAAATATAAGTTTTTAAATGGACATTTGCTACAAAGTTGTTTCATATATGTAAATAGTAAAATTTAATCTTAT
Encoded proteins:
- the murA gene encoding UDP-N-acetylglucosamine 1-carboxyvinyltransferase, encoding MICVSKKTSYLKSQNLKIFGQGKLNGIVEISGAKNSALVLLAASLLTNERIVLQNVPRLTDIEKMANILRNLGVKIIEKNNKLEIDSQNISIKELPYELVNGLRASFFCIGPLLSKFGEAKVPLPGGCNIGSRPIDEHINGLKALGAEILIEEEIVKANIKGDKSRLIGTDIKLKCPSVGATETLIMAASLAEGRTTIENAAREPEIQDLCQMLNKMGAKIYDSGKEKIIIDGVNKLCGCTHKVIPDRIEAGTFLIAAAATSSSITIAPVIPNHLEAVTNKLQESGSKITIKGNSITIKGNKIEGVDIETAPFPGFPTDLQAPFTTLMAIANGESKITETIFENRMNHVHLLNKMGANIKLNKNIAYIKGVNKIKGMDLIGSDLRSSAALIIAGIIAEGNSRIYGLEHLDRGYENFESKLKILGIKITREFSKKTLTNKEFKTSSDPADIPRYKAA